A portion of the Suricata suricatta isolate VVHF042 chromosome 11, meerkat_22Aug2017_6uvM2_HiC, whole genome shotgun sequence genome contains these proteins:
- the LOC115306751 gene encoding olfactory receptor 145-like: protein MDMGNSSLVTEFFLVGLTKYSEIQLPLFFLFLGIYIVTVAGNLGLLTLIGLNSHLHTPMYYLLFNLSFIDLCYSSVITPKLLVNFVSKLNTISYAGCMTQLFFYCFFVSAECYVLTVMAYDRYVAICKPLLYIVTMSPQVCSLLAVIVYVGAFIGAWAHTGCMLRLTFCDANTINHYMCDILPLLELSCTNTHINELVVLIVVGFDVGVPSLTIIVSYSFILTSILRIHSTEGRSKAFSTCSSHIIVVSVFFGSGAFMYLHPSSVLSMDQGKVSTVFYTIVVPMLNPLIYSFRNKEVKVALKKTLSRKTFS from the coding sequence ATGGATATGGGAAACAGTTCCTTAGTCACTGAGTTTTTCCTTGTGGGTTTAACCAAATATTCAGAGATCCAGCTGCccctgttcttccttttcttaggAATCTACATTGTCACTGTGGCAGGAAACCTGGGCTTGCTCACTCTAATTGGACTGAATTCTCACctgcacacccccatgtactACCTCCTCTTTAATTTATCCTTTATTGACCTCTGTTACTCTTCTGTCATCACCCCAAAACTGCTGGTAAACTTTGTGTCAAAATTAAACACCATCTCCTATGCAGGATGCATGACTCAGCTCTTTTTCTACTGCTtctttgtcagtgcagagtgttATGTATTGACAGTAATGGCCTATGATCGCTATGTGGCCATTTGCAAGCCCTTGCTGTACATAGTCACCATGTCTCCTCAGGTCTGTTCTCTGCTGGCAGTGATTGTATATGTGGGTGCATTTATTGGCGCCTGGGCCCACACAGGGTGCATGCTCAGGTTGACCTTCTGTGATGCCAACACCATCAACCACTACATGTGTGACATCCTTCCCCTTCTGGAGCTCTCCTGCACAAACACTCACATCAACGAACTGGTGGTTCTCATTGTTGTGGGCTTTGATGTCGGTGTGCCCAGCCTCACTATCATTGTCTCTTACTCTttcatcctcaccagcatccttCGCATCCATTCCACTGAAGGAAGGTCCAAAGCCTTCAGCACTTGTAGCTCACATATaattgttgtttctgttttctttgggtcAGGGGCATTCATGTATCTTCACCCTTCTTCTGTCTTGTCCATGGACCAGGGGAAGGTGTCCACTGTGTTCTATACCATTGTAGTGCCTATGCTCAATCCTCTGATCTACAGCTTCAGGAACAAGGAGGTTAAGGTTGCCCTGAAAAAAACCTTGagtagaaaaacattttcctga